The Pangasianodon hypophthalmus isolate fPanHyp1 chromosome 2, fPanHyp1.pri, whole genome shotgun sequence genome window below encodes:
- the pfkmb gene encoding phosphofructokinase, muscle b, whose translation MSRFITVPPEHRVNTQTERQSETLVTLVFHLYLSVLSLSAPGRFFTMQPAHMDPTSMGVGKAIAVLTSGGDAQGMNAAVRAVVRVSIYTGAKVYFVHEGYQGLVDGGDHIRPATWESVSMMLQLGGTVIGSARCQDFRTKEGRTRAACNLVKLGITNLCVIGGDGSLTGANQFRSEWSELLQVLLKAGKITVEEAKRSSHLNIVGMVGSIDNDFCGTDMTIGTDSALHRIMEVVDAITTTAQSHQRTFILEVMGRHCGYLALVTALASGADWVFIPEMPPEEGWEEHLCRRLANQRSLGYRLNIIIIAEGAIDRRGKPITCDMVKNLVTKKLGFDTRATILGHVQRGGTPSAFDRILGSRMGVEAVMALLEATPDTPACVVSLSGNQAIRLPLMECVQVTKDVTKAMAEGRFEESMKLRGTSFENNWNTYKLLAHVNPAEVKSNINIGLMNVGAPCAGMNAAVRSAVRTGILKGHQILAIHDGFEGLAYGNIEPITWSVVGDWTGHGGSNLGTKRTLPASLMEEISLNIAKFNIHALIIIGGFEAFVGGLELVTGREKYEELCIPVIIIPATVSNNVPGSEFSIGADTALNTITTTCDRIKQSAAGTKRRVFIIETMGGYCGYLATMAGLAAGADAAYIYEEPFHIRDLQMNVEHLVEKMKTTVKRGLILRNEKCNPNYTTDVIYNLYSEEGRGVFDCRKNVLGHMQQGGTPSPFDRNFGTKMGAKAVLWVTDKLKECYRHGRIFANTPDSACVLGLKKRSLVFQPLSELKENTDFEHRIPKTQWWLSLRPILKVLAKYKISLDISEKTTMESIIKKRGVV comes from the exons gTATGAATGCTGCCGTTAGAGCTGTGGTGAGAGTCAGCATCTATACAGGTGCTAAAGTCTACTTTGTACACGag ggTTATCAGGGCTTAGTGGACGGAGGAGACCACATCCGTCCGGCCACGTGGGAGAGTGTATCCATGATGCTGCAGCTG GGTGGCACGGTGATTGGAAGCGCCCGCTGTCAGGATTTCCGTACAAAGGAGGGCCGGACCAGGGCGGCGTGTAACCTGGTGAAACTGGGCATCACTAACCTGTGTGTGATCGGAGGAGACGGCAGTCTGACGGGAGCTAATCAGTTCCGCTCCGAGTGGAGCGAGCTGCTCCAGGTCCTGCTCAAAGCAG GTAAGATCACAGTTGAGGAGGCCAAGCGTTCCTCTCACCTGAACATCGTAGGGATGGTGGGTTCCATAGACAACGATTTCTGCGGCACAGACATGACCATCGGAACAGACTCGGCTTTGCATAGGATCATGGAGGTGGTGGACGCGATTACCACCACAgcgcagag tCATCAGAGAACCTTCATTCTGGAGGTGATGGGCCGACACTGTGG gtatttGGCCTTAGTAACTGCTCTGGCGAGTGGTGCTGACTGGGTTTTTATTCCAGAGATGCCTCCAGAGGAAGGCTGGGAGGAGCACCTGTGCAGAAGATTAGCTaac caaaGAAGTCTGGGTTATCGCcttaacatcatcatcatagcTGAGGGAGCCATCGATCGCCGTGGGAAGCCCATCACCTGTGACATGGTGAAGAAT TTGGTCACTAAGAAGCTGGGCTTTGACACACGAGCCACTATCCTGGGTCACGTACAGAGAGGAGGAACTCCTTCAGCCTTCGACAGAATCCTG GGCAGTAGGATGGGCGTGGAGGCGGTGATGGCGCTGCTGGAGGCCACTCCGGACACGCCGGCGTGTGTAGTCAGCCTGTCGGGGAATCAGGCCATCAGACTGCCTCTAATGGAGTGTGTGCAAGTG ACCAAAGACGTGACCAAAGCCATGGCCGAGGGCCGGTTCGAAGAGTCGATGAAGCTCCGCGGAAC GAGTTTTGAGAACAACTGGAACACGTATAAGCTGCTTGCTCATGTGAACCCTGCTGAGGTGAAG AGTAATATAAACATCGGCCTGATGAACGTCGGAGCTCCGTGTGCAGGTATGAACGCAGCCGTACGCTCTGCAGTCAGGACCGGGATCCTAAAGGGACATCAGATCCTGGCTATACACGACGGCTTCGAGGGACTCGCTTACGGAAat ATCGAGCCCATCACCTGGTCTGTTGTCGGGGACTGGACCGGACACGGTGGTTCTAATTTGGGAACTAAGAG gacgTTGCCTGCCAGTCTTATGGAGGAGATCAGTCTGAATATCGCTAAGTTTAATATCCACGCTCTGATTATTATTGGGGGATTTGAG gcgtTTGTAGGAGGATTAGAGCTTGTGACTGGAAGAGAGAAATATGAGGAACTGTGTATTCCAGTCATTATTATTCCTGCCACTGTGTCCAATAATGTTCCAGGATCGGAGTTCAGCATCGGAGCTGATACAGCTCTCAATACTATCACAact acatgTGACAGGATAAAGCAGTCAGCAGCTGGGACTAAGCGCAGGGTGTTCATCATTGAGACGATGGGAGGATATTGTGGATATCTGGCAACCATGGCAGGCCTCGCTGCAGGAGCTGATGCTGCTTACATCTACGAAGAACCGTTCCATATCCGGGAcctgcag ATGAATGTTGAGCATTTGGTGGAGAAGATGAAAACCACTGTGAAAAGAGGCCTGATCCTCAG GAATGAGAAGTGCAACCCCAACTACACAACAGACGTCATCTATAACCTGTACTCTGAGGAGGGTAGAGGAGTGTTCGACTGCCGTAAAAACGTCCTGGGACACATGCAGCAG ggcggaacTCCGTCACCATTCGACAGGAACTTCGGCACTAAGATGGGTGCTAAGGCAGTGCTGTGGGTGACGGATAAACTGAAGGAGTGTTACAGACATG gTCGTATCTTTGCCAACACTCCCGACTCGGCCTGTGTCCTGGGCCTGAAGAAGAGATCTCTGGTGTTCCAGCCTCTCTCTGAGCTCAAGGAGAACACCGACTTTGA gcatcGTATCCCCAAGACTCAGTGGTGGTTAAGCCTGAGACCCATCCTGAAGGTTCTGGCCAAGTACAAGATCAGCCTGGACATCTCTGAGAAGACTACCATGGAGAGCATTATCAAGAAGAGAGGAGTGGTGTAG